Genomic DNA from Gemmatimonadales bacterium:
AACGAGCACCGCGCCGAGCCTGGGCGCCACTTTGGCCGAGGCCTGGCCCTCCTCGCCCTCGAGCTTGTCGTGAATCTCCCGGGTGCTCTTCCACATGAGGAAGAGTCCGCCCACGATCAGCACCAGGTCGCGCCCGGAGATCTCGTGGTTGACGACGGTGAACAGTGGGCTGGTAAGCCGCGCGATCCAGGTGAGCGACAGGAGCAGCAGGATGCGCATCATCATCGCCAGGCCGAGGCCCAGGCGGCGCGCCCGTCCCTGCTGCTCGCGCGGCAGCTTCCCCGCGAGCACGGAGATGAAGACCACGTTGTCGATGCCGAGCACGATCTCCAGCACGACCAGCGTGAGGAACCCCACCCACGCCGCTGGATCGGTGATCCAGCTCATGCGCGCGGCGACAGCGGCACGTACACCTCTCCACCGCGTGCCCTGAACTCCGCCGACTTGGCTTCCATCTCCGCCGCGTAGTCGCGGACGTCCTGGGTGATCTTCATCGAGCAGAACTTCGGCCCGCACATGGAGCAGAAGTGCGCCACCTTGGCCCCCTCGGCCGGGAGCGTCTCGTCGTGATAGGCGCGGGCGGTGACCGGATCGAGCGCGAGGTTGAACTGGTCCTCCCAACGGAACTCGAAGCGGGCCTTGCTCAGCGCGTCGTCCCACTGGCGGGCGCGAGGATGTCCCTTGGCCAGGTCGGCGGCGTGCGCGGCGATCTTGTAGGCGATCACTCCCGCCTTGACGTCGTCGCGGTCCGGCAGGCCGAGGTGCTCCTTCGGGGTGACGTAGCAGAGCATGGCGGTGCCGTACCAGCCGATCATCGCGGCGCCGATGGCGCTGGTGATGTGATCGTAGCCCGGTGCGATGTCGGTGGTGAGCGGACCGAGCGTGTAGAACGGCGCCTCCTGACACCACTCGAGCTGCTTCTCCATGTTCTCCTTGATGAGGTGCATGGGGATGTGACCCGGCCCCTCGTTCATCACCTGCACCCCGTGCTCCCAGGCGATCTGGTTGAGCTCGCCCTGGGTCTTGAGCTCGGCGAACTGCGCCTCGTCGTTCGCGTCGGCGATGCTGCCGGGCCGGAGCCCGTCACCCAGCGAGAAGCTCACATCGTACACCGCCATGATCTCGCAGATCTCGGCGAACCGGGTATAGAGGAAGCTTTCCTGGTGGTGGGCCAGGCACCACTTGGCCATGATCGAGCCACCGCGGGAGACGATGCCGGTCACCCGGTTGGCGGTGAGCGGGATGTAGCGGAGCAGCACGCCGGCGTGGACGGTGAAGTAGTCCACCCCCTGCTCCGCCTGCTCGATCAGCGTGTCGCGATAGACCTCCCAGGTCAGATCTTCCGCCGCGCCGCCCACCTTCTCCAGCGCCTGGTAGATCGGCACCGTCCCGATCGGGACCGCGGAGTTGCGGACGATCCACTCTCGGGTCTCGTGAATGTTCCTGCCGGTGGAGAGATCCATCACCGTGTCCGCGCCCCAGAGCGTGGCCCAGCGGAGCTTCTCGACTTCATCCTCGATCGAGGATCGCACGGCGGAGTTGCCGATGTTGGCGTTGATCTTCACGTGGAAGGCGCGGCCGATGACCATCGGCTCGAGCTCGGAATGGTTGATGTTGGCCGGGATGATCGCCCGGCCTCGCGCCACCTCGCTCCGGACCAGCTCGGGAGCCATGCCCTCGCGCAACGCGGCGAACTCCATCTCTTCCGTGATCTCGCCGCGGCGGGCGTACTGAAGCTGGGTGAGTGGTCCGCGGCCCCGCAGCACCTGGCGGCGGAGCCCTTCGGGTATGAGCGACGGGTTGCCCGCGGTGCGACGGCCGGTGTTTTCGATATCGCGGCCCAGGATCCATCCGCGGCGGGGCGTCGGGAGGCCCTGGCGCACGTCGAAGTGTTGCGGGCCGCTGCTGTCGTAGACCCGGAGCGGCGGCTCGCCGCCGGAGAGAGCGATCTCGCGGAAGGGAACCCGGATGCTCCGGCT
This window encodes:
- a CDS encoding TerC family protein, producing MSWITDPAAWVGFLTLVVLEIVLGIDNVVFISVLAGKLPREQQGRARRLGLGLAMMMRILLLLSLTWIARLTSPLFTVVNHEISGRDLVLIVGGLFLMWKSTREIHDKLEGEEGQASAKVAPRLGAVLVQIMLLDVVFSLDSVITAVGMVDELGVMIAAVVLAVGFMFIFARSIGDFVERHPTVKMLALSFLLLIGVALIAEGLDRHIPKGYIYFAMAFSVGVELLNLRAKRVREEAVKLRHPYSAVEGDVGSFQS
- the thiC gene encoding phosphomethylpyrimidine synthase ThiC, which encodes MATRTPRRRPRSAKPAPPTPVSGLEQAFPNSTKVYVEGSRSIRVPFREIALSGGEPPLRVYDSSGPQHFDVRQGLPTPRRGWILGRDIENTGRRTAGNPSLIPEGLRRQVLRGRGPLTQLQYARRGEITEEMEFAALREGMAPELVRSEVARGRAIIPANINHSELEPMVIGRAFHVKINANIGNSAVRSSIEDEVEKLRWATLWGADTVMDLSTGRNIHETREWIVRNSAVPIGTVPIYQALEKVGGAAEDLTWEVYRDTLIEQAEQGVDYFTVHAGVLLRYIPLTANRVTGIVSRGGSIMAKWCLAHHQESFLYTRFAEICEIMAVYDVSFSLGDGLRPGSIADANDEAQFAELKTQGELNQIAWEHGVQVMNEGPGHIPMHLIKENMEKQLEWCQEAPFYTLGPLTTDIAPGYDHITSAIGAAMIGWYGTAMLCYVTPKEHLGLPDRDDVKAGVIAYKIAAHAADLAKGHPRARQWDDALSKARFEFRWEDQFNLALDPVTARAYHDETLPAEGAKVAHFCSMCGPKFCSMKITQDVRDYAAEMEAKSAEFRARGGEVYVPLSPRA